TTATcagtctataaaaaaaaatgcataactTCAATAAAAACACTGATAATGATTATAATTTATACAGCACAAGAACATGGATGCTACTATACATAGAGATAGATGGAATACAAAGATAAAGAAAGATGAAATAATTACAGGATTGAGAGTAGCATGTTCTTTAAAGTTGTCTTCTAAGATAGCCGCTTGTTCTTTGGTGAGTCTAAGTTTCTTCCTTGGACTAGCTTCCTCATCTTCATCGCTTACTCTTGAAGAGACTCTCTCTATCTCAACCTCTTCATCACCACCTGAtaattctctctccctcttgatGCTAGAGGAATTAGAAAAAGATGATACTGCACTAAGAGAAGAAGCCTGTTTATTAGGCAAATAATCCACAGAATCACCAGCTAGTACTGCTTTTCCagcttctttctttgttgtagCCAATTGGTATGTGTAAGAAGTCTCATCTGATGGGCCTAGCGTAAGAGAAGGGAAAAGGTGGTCATACTTTAGAGAAAACTTCTccatcttcctcttctttttcttcttttcttggtgATGATCAGGCTGCAAGTGATCATGATTTTCTTGCTTGTCATGGGAGCCTATTGCAAGAGCAAGGCCTGCGTTACAAACATCATCGAGAACCATGTTGTAAGAAAGCTTTATTATTGTCGAAGTAGAAAGAGCACGTATATATGAAGGCAATAAGGTCTTCTtgttccaaaaaaattaatggaggAATATGTGTTAAAAGGTATTCTTGTGAGAAGGGCGTGGGGACTGATTATTAAACAAAGGAAGGAAATGAGTAGGGAAACGAATCCGGTTTGTGGAATTATGAAAGTCCCATATCTCTTTGTCCTTATAGGTTGACCATGACAAAGAAATCTCTCTCTTCAAGTatacaacttaaaaaaaaaaaaaaaaaaattatagctacaataatatttgaaaattttgatatctaGTCCATGATAATTGTCTTTATCATCGGatcaaaatttcatatatatatatatatatatatatatattgtgtaaGTGAGATTTAaacacaaattatttatttagtgataaaaaacttgaaaaaacaTATACCTTACgaaaattattaatgaaaggatATTCTTCAAGAAGTACAAGAGCCAATAATTTCTCTTACTCTGCACTAATAAATACAAATCAATTAATACTAgttaaattttttcatattacTTTCTGAGTTTATATCATAATTTAAAAGTAAATGACTTATATTTGTTGGTGTAGAATACTACCTCATTGTCATAtagaaatattaaataattttctcATTAGAACTAACTGTAAACCACTACAAAGAATGCGATGTATGGAATGCACAGAATCAAGACATAAGTGGAACAACATGGAAAGTGGATGTACTATATATAAGAACGCATGATGATAAAGAGAATATATTTAGGCtcttttaccttttcttttttcatttatcttctAAGTTTTGCACTTTCCAATATACATTAGTTTATTCTATAGACAGTGTCAATCCCGTGTCTCGCACAGGATTAAACGTTTAAATGTTAATAAATCATGTATGTGCTTTAGTAACTAAGCACATAGGTCATAGCTGAAagttaaatatataaacttttgaataagtttaccaaaaaaaaaaacaattgtataATGTGCTAAAGACTATTCGTAACTAACATCAGATTACCTATATTAGTTGGAAAGTACACAATTTCTCAAATTATTTTGTGAGAGTATTAATTTAAGGTATATAACTTTGTGTATATAGCGCTAATAATATTGTATACTACGTACTGTACGTTGCATGTATGCATGTGTACGGACGTGTTGATTtgggcatatatatatatatatagtatgggtatTAAGATTAACTTGTCTCTCCAATGAATAACTAAATTAATCTAGCACCAGTGATATTAAAGGCAttataaataatgaataattagtactaattacttttttgagaaaataattaGTATTAATTATGATTCTGAGTTTAGTGGAACAACTCATTGAAGATTATACCCATGAGGGTCGGATAGTACATCACATGTGTGCCTCATTGTACACCTAGTTGCAGACCACCCAAATGTCTCCCACTGCATGCCTTAATCACTTCACTCACAAGATGTATAGACAATAGTAAGCATGGCTCTTTATCTTAAAGTTAGtgttacataaaataaaattttgatattttttgcttgatttttaACAAGGGAGTCATGATGAGATGGCTTAGCATTCAGTGTGCTATAAAACAATGCTACTTTAGTACATCAAAatgttactttatctatttaacACAGCATTTTTATATTTCgtacattatttttttaccactctatttaaatatatatatatttatttttattaatgagagaagagaaagtaaaagtgaatattttttgtaaatttttgtccAAATGACACACCCTCGATACATTCCACACATATTTTTGCAATTGGTGTGCTAAAATCACGAGAAACCACCTGCCCATTTTTGGGGCTGTTCTCAAGTTTCGCACACCCTCGATACATACCACACATATAACCCTACATCCCATTGACATATATGTATAAAAGTTCACATATGAGcccatatccaaaaaaaaaatgattagaaaTCTAAgcaaaagcattaaaaaaaagtagtacTTAGAATAAGAAGACGCAATAAACTTACAAGTTAcaatacaaattacaaattaactATATCAAAAGTTGATCTTTTAAGGGTTGGTCCcctccttaattttttttctcgtGCACTTGATGATTGCCTCATTTATTGGGGGTAGTGTCCATTACCATCAGTCCTTTTGACTTGAAATTGTCTAGATGCATGGGGCCATTGCTTAATGCCTCTACCTATGACTTAATGAGTGAACTGAATAAGTTGGATAGGGCAACAAGAGAGTGCCCACTTGAAGGAAATAAGTTAGAAAGATGTAGGATGTAGCGCAGCGTGGAAAATAACCAACCATGATGACTGAGAAACATGCTTTCAACTATTTTCCTAATTTATCTTCCAACTCAAAGTTTCAGATTTTATGTGACTTGGAAATTATCGCCTCACGCTAAGAAtttttgtagctcaattggttgGTACTTTATGATATTTTTAACATAGACATTTAGGGTTAAAATCCCCTCACCCCCAATTATTaatatatcaaagaaaaaaatagaagaaattaTTGCATTGTGTGCGTTTGGTACAATTTATTTTAGTGAGATAAATAAGTTAAGTTTTAACAAAATCAtaccttacaaatttttttaaagatctgaatttaaaaggaataaattaaattataccaAACCTCGTGTGTGCAagtgtactctctctctctctctctctctctctctctctcatttttattcttattttaagCTTGCTTGTAACAAATGGAATAAGAGAAATTGAATCCaagtttttctttaataaaaaaaaagagtaatactaAATTACAAGATTCTTACCATGAATAACTTTTCTCTTAAATAGGTaattgagtgtttttttttctttttttgtgataattctATAGTTGGGGAAGAGAAGATTAGAATCCTAACATATTTGTTGGAAATATGAAAAGTGCCAGTTATCTACAAGAATGTCGGTACGCGCTTTGGTTAATGTGGAAAAGAGAAAGGTGTgcactatttaaaatttaatgatcTGGGGCCTTAAAAGGTCAATTTCAAACCAATTGTCATGGATGAAACAGAAAGCTATATAAATTTCGAAAAGAAATATAAATGGTTCCAGAATATGATTCATTAGAATCTTTGCTTATCTAAGAAAGTTGATGTTGAAGTTTGAACCAACTAAATGACAttgtttagaaaaataataaatagttttttttggcaagaaaaactaaataatgacaatttttatacattattttgtattttctcaCTTTCTAAATAATTGTTCCATTCGAAAACGCACAAGTTATAGGGAACTAGTAAATATTAGAGGGTTCTCATCTACCTTAATAACTGAACTTTCcaatgttaattttatttttgcaatgAAAGGTGAAAAAGCAATACCAAATTTAATCAGTAATAGATACACTAATAAAAGCTATCatagaaattattaaaaaatatatatctttttaacCATTTTGGACACTAAGAAATATTTTGGTAGCAGAATGGTGCATTCAAATCACGTGTTCCGTGGTGACATCTTGCTAAGAATGAAAGATATcacaagaaaatatttatttatttatttgtttttataaaaatcacTTTGAAAGATTTATCGAATTACATGATGCCTTTCTTTTATTTACCCTTGTTTTGTGCATGCTATTAGAGGGTTGGGTTCTACCCATTTATATATGTAAGCCCTAGGCTATAGACTATGTAatcttttattaatatattattcaattgcataaaaattgaaaatcttaCCCACCATCATTTTTCATGTAAGGTTGAAGGTATAATATAATGTAGAGATCATCAGCCGTTAACTTCTTGATAATTGAACTTATTAAAGGGTTCTACTAATATAGAATTTGACATCTAAAACATGTTTCTCATAGTCGTGACTCTTGTAACTTAattgcttggtttttttttttatgagagctAGAGTTAAGGTTTTAATCTCCCTTCTACACTTATATATATGTTAGCCATAGTGTATTTTTTAGTCCACCTGGCTTATGTAcaatattcaatttttgttaagtGCAGTTATACTTTTAtctaagttaatttttttagcctgataaataaataaaaataaactctcTCCTTAAACAAGCACTAGTCTAACATATATTACTATGTGTGTGTTTGGCTTGAGATTAGaaagccaacttattttactatttaacttatttttgttattatttataggtctcattgcactttttggtactatttataaatCTTACTGTACTAgttttattaacttatttttatctatagtactttcagcaaaaagttttcaattttaacaaaaaaaaaaaaaatcctaaatagaCTGTTCGTATTAATGCAGAATATTACAATTTAGTGTATAATCCGTTACTGCGCTTAGGAATCATAAAAAGAAGACAATCACATTTTTTGCTAACTAGCTGGGCCGTTGATCTCATTTAGGAATAAACATTTATCAAAGAATCATATTCTTTTGAAATTACAAGTAggaaatcaaaaaaaataaaaaaataaataaacaggaggccaaaaaaagaaaagtgttgGAAATGATTACCATGTGGTACGGTTGATCCACCGGCGAATCTACAAGTGCATCCCTTGTGTGAGTCATAATTGAGAATTTCGTATTGATTAGACATTTAACTGTCGGGGAAATGAACTTTTTAACAGTGGTTTTGATTCAATATAATAGTTCTAATGATATGaccataaagaaaaataattaatcaaagaTTCTTAGGTCACGAAAAGTTATTTAAGCGGGCAACAAGGTTGAATTTTTATCTCACATGCAGAAGATGGGATTTctatttatagtttttaattaagtttagtagcacaattttatttatttatttatgttttgttcATAATCATTGACATGATTTATTATAAAGGAGATGTTATtctaattaataacttataAGCTTAATAAATCactaaaaattgtgaaaattttatgtccataataatacttattttttggtttttctttaaagaaaatcaaatagcATACTTCATTGACAAGTTTCTAAGGTGCGTGATTTGATAGACATTGACTTTGATACAGTAAGTAAAATAACATAATTTCGTCCAAAGGATGATTGAGAAAAGTTtgaatttagaataaaataatctttttttttttttttttgctctaaaTCAAACACTAACCAAAAGGACAAATTAAGGGAAAATGTAAAGCTTAATAGCACTAATGTTGGTCCTCATGTTACCACATCCTATTATATATTATCTCATTTGTCCATGgcttgtttctttgttttttgtttttgttttttctttttcaaattaaaaatgatactttctaaacattttcacaacaaaatttagagacaaattattattggtagattaaaaaaataattttagtaatgaactcaaatttaaatcaataataattgACCTTTCATGTAAGATTTATCATAAAAGTGTGGTGAAAacagtattattattattattttttgtttccttttggaTATGTGTTCTGtatgactaattaattaaagtaAGTCACCCATTTGCTGATTCCTTTTATGATGGGTTGTCCACTTGTTTACCCTAGGTGGTCGACATGTGGACAGGAAGCATAGAAGCAAGAAAGAATTAAGCTAGGTATAGGGATAATAATAATAGGGTATATAGTATTGGACCCACTAATGATTTGGCATGATGATGGGGCATTCGATTCTaaaggatgatgatgatgatggattTTGGAGCGTAGAAGTTGGCAATGATGGAGGAAAATGTGGTGTTGGAGATAAGGTTTCAGATGTGTTCCAGACTATAAGGCCAGCCGACCATTGGGAGTGTGAGAATTATGCTCTTTGTTTGGCTTATGCCACTCCTTTTTCTTTCATACCAACCGTTCATATCGAGGAAGCCACCACTTTTGTCTGCTTTTCACTACTAGTACTACACACcaattggattttaattgatTGTAACCTACGTTACACTTTAAGCATTATTACTAGCATCTAGTTCAATTCTCTAATTTAGTGAGAGGTAAAGAATGATTGGCCCATGACGCATGTATATAATTGTACATAACTTTATTTGGCGGTACAAGATTTTAATTAAGTGAAACAAtagattatttaattttatgcaTGCTTCATCAAATTATAGGAAGGTTCCCTTAGATATTAAACTTGATCCATTTTTAAATAAGCATAGCTTGACACGCTTTATAGATGgaactgaaaatttatttgtttatttgttaaaaattgaattatgtATAATTGTACTTTAAAAGGTAATgtctttaaaattatatataaacaaataagttaaataaCGGTTACGAAACAAACACCTAATTATAATCCATATAGGCATATAGCttatataataagaatataGAGTACTCAAATTTGTCATCAGATTGATGTACTTCGAAACTTATCCAATGAACTATttacaatttctcaaaaaagtataatttgaatGAATTGAAGTACACATAATATAAAAAGGAGGGACAACATACAATAATAATAGCATGGAGCTAGCTAGCCTATATAATCTATATCCAATTCATTCCCTTGAAGACAAGGGGGGTATTGATCATGAAGTACAAAAATAAGGGGgtgaaaataacatttttcctAACGAtgactacaacaacaacaacaataataataattggacAACCCGTTTTTATGTGACTTTGAGGGGTGGAATAAGTTCCCAAGTGGGACAACATTGGTCTAGTCAGAGCAACATATACAATGAAATCCTCTTTGATTTGAATGAGAGATGATGAGATGAGAGGCATTAGCTACGCACCGACTTTTCCAAAAGCTACGCTTAGCTACCCCACTTATATTGTCGTCAATCTCTTCTACTTACTATTGTGGGACTAGGCTAGACTTTCATATGAGAGAGCATCATGCTTTgcctcagagagagagagagggagagagagagagagagagagccatgTCACACTCAGCCCCCACCTCACCCTCCTCGAAGGTGACTGTTTACCCTGGCAATTATCATGTTTCCAAAGTCCACAAGGTCTTGAGTGGCCCACatgaaacacacacacacacatatgaggaatgtatatatatagctatctatatatatatttgacatGACCACtggttgttgtttttgttcGTTTCtattgtctttgttttttgcttttgtttttcgCTTTCTTTGgaacttttttctcttttcctcttttattcATTTAATGGGCTGGtcactaaaataataatgaattgGGTGTTGGTACAAGCTTTGCTTCTACTGCCAATTGCCAAACCTATCCCACCAAAGCCCTATTCATCCCTATTGAGGATAGAGTAGAAGTGGAATTGCTGCTTTTTTCTTCACTACAATTCCATTATATATCTCTCTTTTATACAACCATATAAGGAGAAGGTCCTGGAGGAAGAACTGGCCAATCAGGATCTAACTCATGGGGATGAAAAAGGAATAGGACTTCTATAGTAAGAATTGAAACAGTAATAAATTAAGTGATTAGCTAGATGCTAATTTACCACAGTTTTCCGTTTTTGAGACATGGGTCTAAGTAAGTAAAATATATTACATTAAACAACGATTCATGAACAGTTATCCtaacaacttaaaaaagaaatagttaatataatttatagcCTTTACTAGAGCCTAGAAGCCTTGGATTATCAAGTTAATgtattactttattagatttgagttacttttacataaataattatcttatgCATCATACATATGTTGAATATATGATTCTCTAGCCAGTTTGTATAGAAATATTTACATGTAGTGAGAAGCATATTGAATGTTTCATTATGCACTTAGATCCTTTCTCATCCGATACACCCTACTCGACCTGGATGAGTCATCATAAGTACGAGCTTGTGCTCACTCAAGATAGTGCATATTGATGCGGCAAACACCCCATAATCCCATATGAGCTTGAGCAAAAAACTATGGGTCCGATGTTTAATCCCATACTTCAAATAAATCTAGAGGTCAATTTGGGCCCTCAACTCATGGAACAGTATTAAAGAATGACAACTATATATAGCTGGGCCCTAAGGCTTTTGACTAAAGTGAACAACAAATGTGAACGTACACCATAAACCATTCCATTATTAGGGTGTCGATTTGTGAAGTGTCCAGGGCCCAATAATACACAAGTTGGCTAGTCGGCTTAGGATGACGACGGTGCATGCATGGTAGCCAGCTGCATATACAAACATGGCATGTGTTGTGTGTCTCAGTGAACTTGCAATGTCTTGCATGGCATTTAGTGAGAAATAATGGATGGCTGTTTCGCTTTGGGCGGCAATGGATTTTGGttgaagtttgaagtttgaaccgTCCTCTTTTATTTATGTGGTCATGGTCCAATAATATGTTTCCTTTCAATTGTGCAAGGTTCATGTACTTTATATTATGCAAAGTTTTTATACCTTGGTGGATGTAGGCAATAAATTGTAAGCAacttatttcaaataaatatgaaaacaTTAGAGCATGTTAGGTTTCCAATTAGCTAGCTGTCTAGGAAAAACATGATATACGTacgtatatatattttttgacatacaagaattctctctctctctctctctctcataaatgGGTTTAATCATGGCCGTATAATTATTACAATATTACAATACTTAGACAATTTTCATTTAGATCCATAGTTTGCTAAGTCCATTATTTTACACACATTAgccatatatatgtgtgtgtgggtgCCCGAGGATGAAGTTTAAGAGTCGCAGTGTGGGATGACAATATCATGGGCCACGAGCTCGAAGAGGAGGGTTGCTCAAGGAGGTGAAGAGATATGTCAAAAGTACTCTAAGACGTCCCAAGTGGGAACTAAAGGTCAAGGGGGAAATTTCTAGTTTGAGGTGGCTTGTAATCTCTGCATTGAATATTCTGCATTTAGCCTCTTGGCCGCATTAAATAGTGGGCAATagctttatcagctgcattgatgaggaagtgacctgaacagtgcaaGTCACAGCTAAGCAGACTCTTTCCACCACATTTTTCAAATGGAAAAGGAGACAAATATCATGAGGGGAGGCTGGTTAGGAAgtgatggatgatcaagatgtgAAGTAGGAGGAgagtatataaggaaaagaaggttttcaaagaaagggattcaaacaaaaatacaaaaatcattGTAAGAAGATCATAGAGAGAAGAACATGAACAGTACCTTTATATCTGGGCAAGCTTGTATTACTGTATTGACCTATATATTTGGTAGCAAAGGGTCTTCCTCCCTGATTCTCATCCTCGGGCTAAGCCCTTTCTTGTTGTTTGATtctctctctaacaaatttattaatttaggcCTAAGCTGAACCTTGCAAGCTCACTGTTCTAAGTGGGTTGGGCTGACAAaaattttggtccttacaatatGATTATCATACATgcatatataattttgcataaATCAAATGTCATTCACTAATTCTATTCCATTCAAAAACTTATCTCttagtatattttaaaatatataaacccAATAATTTGAATATCTTTTTGATGAAATAATTCTTAATATCTAACTATCTTAATATTTCATAAGTATCATTGATAAGGGTGACAATATTCGACGTGATCCACAAATATGCCATGCTTGTTTCAAATTATTGTTTAGAAAAACTGGATTTGTGTCGAAGTGAGGTTGACTTGCTTCAGTACGATTGAAAAATTAGTCAATATCATGTCAACACGCTCAACTTGCAATCAATCTGAAATGAcccaatatataaatatttcttAGTATGGTGCAGCCCACCACTTTATGCCTAACCCAGCccaataaaagtttttttttttttggagaaacaaccCAGCCCAATAGATGTAATTAGTTAGGTTGACCTGGCATAATGTTCGCTTGCATTAGCATCTTATCATATAATAAAGTTATTAACTAGGTAAAATTCTCAACAATGATTAAGTTACTCAGGTTATATGATACAAGTATGTTCGGTAAAATAGTAGTACTATATAAGAGATTATTATTTAGTAATgtgataatataaaaaattaataataataacaccgTGTGTAACTATATATTAACTTTTAGTATAGTTTAGTCCAACATTTCAGGCCTAATAACCTGGCCCAATAAATGTTCGTTAGGTTGATCTATTAT
This genomic stretch from Castanea sativa cultivar Marrone di Chiusa Pesio chromosome 1, ASM4071231v1 harbors:
- the LOC142621739 gene encoding homeobox-leucine zipper protein HAT22-like, with protein sequence MVLDDVCNAGLALAIGSHDKQENHDHLQPDHHQEKKKKKRKMEKFSLKYDHLFPSLTLGPSDETSYTYQLATTKKEAGKAVLAGDSVDYLPNKQASSLSAVSSFSNSSSIKRERELSGGDEEVEIERVSSRVSDEDEEASPRKKLRLTKEQAAILEDNFKEHATLNPKQKQDLAHKLNLRPRQVEVWFQNRRARTKLKQTEVDCEILKKCCERLTDENKRLQKELQELKSLKPAAPFYMQLPAATLTMCPSCERVCNGGDGSSTSPFSIGPSKPHFYNPFTHPSAAC